From a region of the Mesomycoplasma ovipneumoniae ATCC 29419 genome:
- the ftsH gene encoding ATP-dependent zinc metalloprotease FtsH, with the protein MQVKQKKKPSVGWIVLLIIVLGVITYFIYTQLQPSLTVKSLSHFEEQLIKNAKNTTDGNFFYSIIFDINAYRIRVVEATEGKIIAYSVIANPAVITKFQSGAAELSPLIKNQLQNSNITTYSELVSLAVKTIPSNYTNPGVATKALLNELYNLVGAQKPEDNVYLPSFTSADRPSTTFGQYILSFLPILLPALIIGFIIFRVNKNSQGGAGFFNPGKNQAIRIKSDKKYSDVAGNVEAKEEIAEFIDYLKNPGRYSSAGAKIPRGILLGGPPGTGKTLLAKATAGEANVPFFFISASNFVELYVGVGAKRVRELFRDARNDSPAIIFIDELDAIGRSRGSGIGGGNDEREQTLNQLLVEMDGMVENTGLLVIAATNRTDVLDPALLRPGRFDRSIIVGLPDVKEREEILRLHAKGKRISKNITLANIAKRTPGFSGAQLENVINEATLLSVREKTQVITSEQIDEAIDRVIGGPAKKNRVITEKERIMVAYHEAGHAVVGLKLRSGVKVQKITIVPRGNTGGYNLMLPEEEKYNSTKSELLATIAAFMGGRAAEEIKYGEQEISTGAGNDIEKATKIARKMVTELGMSSLGPIQYEQDQSSPFLGRDYIKNTSFSSKVGHEIDIEIRQIISNAYKQASETIKNNLDLLELIKDTLLEKETIVYEEIQQLAETLEPLPKSDPVQTTAVKPSDILDELLSVDPDPEDNLEENPQQNSAKNSEQNSGENLEQKSEENPEQNLDQSSQENLEQNSEQNPEENSEENSDTTPKQD; encoded by the coding sequence ATGCAAGTAAAACAAAAAAAGAAGCCATCGGTCGGTTGAATTGTTCTTTTAATTATAGTTTTAGGGGTGATTACTTATTTTATATATACTCAATTACAACCTAGTCTTACTGTTAAAAGTTTATCCCATTTCGAAGAACAACTAATTAAAAACGCCAAAAACACAACCGATGGTAATTTCTTTTACTCAATTATTTTTGATATTAATGCTTATCGAATTCGTGTAGTTGAAGCTACTGAAGGTAAAATAATTGCTTATTCGGTAATAGCAAATCCTGCTGTTATTACAAAATTCCAATCTGGTGCTGCTGAACTTAGCCCATTGATTAAAAATCAACTGCAAAATTCAAATATTACAACATATTCAGAATTAGTTTCACTTGCAGTTAAAACAATTCCCTCAAATTATACAAATCCTGGAGTAGCAACAAAGGCTCTTCTTAATGAACTTTACAATTTAGTCGGTGCACAAAAACCCGAAGATAATGTCTATTTGCCTTCTTTTACTTCAGCCGATAGACCATCTACAACATTTGGTCAATATATTCTCTCATTTCTCCCTATACTTTTGCCAGCTTTAATAATTGGTTTTATTATTTTTCGTGTGAACAAAAATTCTCAAGGAGGTGCGGGTTTTTTCAATCCTGGAAAAAATCAAGCAATCCGTATTAAATCTGATAAAAAATACTCTGATGTTGCAGGAAATGTTGAGGCTAAAGAGGAAATTGCTGAATTTATCGACTACTTAAAAAATCCTGGGCGTTATTCTAGCGCTGGTGCAAAAATTCCACGCGGAATTTTGCTAGGAGGTCCTCCGGGAACTGGAAAAACATTACTTGCAAAAGCTACTGCTGGTGAAGCAAATGTGCCTTTTTTCTTCATTTCTGCATCTAATTTTGTGGAACTATATGTTGGAGTTGGAGCAAAAAGAGTACGTGAATTATTTAGAGATGCACGAAATGATTCTCCGGCAATAATTTTTATTGATGAGCTTGATGCAATTGGACGCTCTCGAGGTTCAGGAATTGGTGGGGGTAATGACGAAAGAGAGCAAACACTAAATCAACTTCTAGTCGAAATGGACGGTATGGTTGAAAATACCGGACTTTTAGTAATAGCAGCAACAAATAGAACTGACGTTCTTGATCCAGCCCTTTTACGTCCGGGTCGTTTTGACCGTTCAATAATTGTTGGTCTTCCTGATGTTAAAGAGCGTGAAGAAATTTTAAGATTGCATGCAAAAGGTAAAAGAATTTCTAAAAATATCACACTTGCAAATATTGCCAAAAGAACCCCTGGATTTTCAGGAGCTCAATTAGAAAATGTTATAAATGAAGCAACACTTTTATCAGTTCGTGAAAAAACTCAAGTTATTACAAGTGAGCAAATTGACGAGGCAATTGACCGTGTAATTGGTGGACCTGCTAAGAAAAATCGCGTAATAACTGAAAAAGAAAGAATAATGGTTGCTTATCATGAAGCTGGACATGCCGTTGTTGGTTTAAAATTAAGATCTGGGGTAAAAGTTCAAAAAATCACAATTGTTCCCCGTGGAAACACCGGTGGTTATAATTTAATGCTTCCTGAAGAAGAAAAATATAACAGTACAAAATCAGAACTTCTAGCAACAATTGCAGCATTTATGGGTGGTCGAGCAGCTGAAGAAATAAAATATGGTGAACAAGAAATTTCTACTGGTGCTGGTAATGATATTGAAAAAGCTACAAAAATTGCCCGTAAAATGGTTACCGAACTTGGAATGTCATCGCTTGGCCCAATTCAGTATGAACAAGATCAATCATCGCCATTTTTAGGAAGAGATTATATAAAAAATACATCATTTTCTTCAAAAGTTGGTCACGAAATTGATATTGAAATTCGCCAAATTATTTCTAATGCTTACAAACAAGCTTCTGAAACAATTAAAAATAATTTAGATTTACTTGAATTAATTAAGGATACTTTATTAGAAAAAGAAACAATTGTTTATGAAGAAATTCAACAATTAGCCGAAACTCTTGAACCGCTTCCAAAATCAGACCCAGTTCAAACCACCGCTGTAAAACCTTCTGATATTTTGGATGAACTTTTATCAGTAGATCCAGATCCTGAAGATAATTTAGAAGAAAATCCTCAACAAAATTCAGCGAAAAATTCTGAACAAAATTCAGGCGAAAACCTTGAACAAAAATCAGAAGAAAATCCTGAACAGAATTTAGATCAAAGTTCACAAGAAAACCTTGAACAAAATTCAGAACAAAACCCTGAAGAAAATTCAGAAGAAAATTCAGACACTACCCCAAAACAAGACTAA
- the lysS gene encoding lysine--tRNA ligase, translated as MSKLNDQQQFRLEKLKNLQSKGFNYPKSIFLHDNLGEIIKQYQDKSHDFFVENQIKVAFAGRLIRQRSPFFIIYSQSLEFQVYANKDFQTQNQFTFSNLDLGDIVEISGYLFKTKTNQISIKAVTFSILVKSLHPLPDQYYGIENADDKYRKRYLDLLVNEKSRQTFIIRSKIISLIRKFFDSQGFLEVDTPVLQPVLGGASAKPFITFYNSLSQNFYLRIATELPLKKLLVGGIDAVYEIGKIFRNEGFDTTHNPEFTSIEFYQAYSDLNKIMNQTENLIRFLFEELGLNQSEHWYGDNKIDFSQKFARYDMVQITSEKMNFDLKNADFSALVEEAKKHNIKIEPFFTKGHLINKFFEKFVEPTLINPTFITGHPIEISPLAKSDPNNRNFTLRAELFIATKEFANMFDELNDPIDQLGRFQAQINEKEKGNQEASEVDHEFIQALEYGMPPAAGCGIGIDRLVMLLTNNESIRSVILFPQLKSKKD; from the coding sequence ATGTCAAAATTAAACGACCAACAACAATTTCGCCTTGAAAAACTTAAAAATTTACAGTCCAAAGGATTTAATTATCCAAAATCAATTTTTTTGCATGATAATTTGGGTGAAATAATTAAACAATATCAAGATAAAAGTCATGATTTTTTTGTTGAAAATCAGATTAAAGTCGCTTTTGCAGGTCGTCTTATTCGCCAACGTTCCCCATTTTTCATTATTTATAGCCAATCATTAGAATTTCAAGTGTATGCAAACAAAGATTTTCAAACACAAAATCAGTTTACTTTTTCAAATTTAGACCTTGGCGACATAGTTGAAATTTCTGGATATTTATTTAAAACCAAAACAAATCAAATAAGTATTAAAGCAGTAACTTTTTCAATTTTAGTAAAATCACTCCACCCATTACCTGATCAATATTATGGAATTGAAAATGCTGATGATAAATATCGTAAGCGCTATTTGGATTTATTAGTAAATGAAAAATCAAGACAAACTTTTATTATTAGAAGCAAAATCATCTCCTTAATTCGCAAGTTTTTTGACTCACAAGGATTTTTAGAAGTTGACACCCCTGTTTTGCAACCAGTTTTAGGTGGCGCTTCGGCTAAACCGTTTATAACATTTTATAATTCATTAAGTCAAAATTTTTACCTACGAATTGCAACTGAATTACCGCTAAAAAAATTATTAGTTGGCGGAATTGATGCTGTTTATGAAATTGGGAAAATTTTTCGTAATGAAGGTTTTGATACAACTCATAATCCCGAATTTACCTCAATTGAATTTTACCAAGCTTATTCAGATTTAAACAAGATAATGAATCAAACTGAAAATTTAATTCGCTTTTTGTTTGAAGAACTCGGATTAAATCAATCAGAACACTGATATGGAGATAATAAAATTGATTTTTCACAAAAATTTGCACGGTATGATATGGTCCAAATAACTTCGGAAAAAATGAATTTTGACCTTAAAAATGCAGATTTTTCAGCTTTAGTTGAGGAAGCTAAAAAACACAATATAAAAATTGAACCATTTTTTACAAAAGGTCATTTAATCAACAAATTTTTTGAAAAATTTGTTGAACCTACTTTAATAAATCCGACTTTTATTACCGGTCATCCCATTGAAATTTCACCCTTAGCAAAATCTGATCCTAATAATCGCAATTTTACGCTTAGAGCAGAACTCTTTATTGCTACAAAAGAATTTGCAAATATGTTTGACGAGTTGAATGATCCTATTGATCAATTAGGTCGCTTTCAAGCACAAATTAACGAAAAAGAAAAAGGAAATCAAGAAGCTTCAGAAGTTGACCACGAATTTATTCAAGCTCTTGAGTATGGAATGCCTCCAGCGGCAGGCTGTGGAATTGGGATAGATCGTCTTGTGATGTTATTAACAAATAATGAATCCATTCGGTCAGTTATTTTATTTCCACAACTTAAATCTAAAAAGGATTAA
- the pth gene encoding aminoacyl-tRNA hydrolase, translating into MKLIVGLGNPGEKYAQTKHNVGFWVLDLLAEKLGLTFDQKTENGVFCKTSDFILAKPTTYMNKSGDFVFELVQFYKINILDVIIVYDDMNFEIGQAIIRATGSAGGQRGMENIIEKCGTKDIKRLKIGISRSENSKEYVLSPFENQAKIKVKQVIDQAADILIFYLSNSFMTTVQKFNANKNKA; encoded by the coding sequence ATGAAACTAATTGTTGGACTTGGTAATCCAGGTGAAAAATACGCTCAAACAAAACATAATGTTGGATTTTGAGTTCTTGATTTATTAGCTGAAAAACTCGGATTGACCTTTGATCAAAAAACTGAAAACGGCGTTTTTTGTAAAACAAGTGATTTTATTCTTGCAAAACCAACAACATACATGAATAAATCAGGTGATTTTGTCTTTGAATTAGTCCAATTTTACAAAATTAATATTCTGGACGTGATAATTGTTTATGATGATATGAATTTTGAAATTGGCCAGGCAATAATTAGAGCAACTGGAAGCGCAGGCGGCCAGCGAGGTATGGAAAATATTATTGAAAAATGCGGTACTAAAGATATAAAAAGACTGAAAATTGGTATTTCGCGGTCCGAAAATTCTAAGGAATATGTGCTTAGTCCTTTTGAAAATCAGGCCAAAATTAAAGTTAAACAAGTTATTGACCAAGCTGCTGACATTCTTATTTTTTATTTATCAAATAGTTTTATGACTACGGTTCAAAAATTTAATGCTAACAAAAACAAAGCCTAA
- the tilS gene encoding tRNA lysidine(34) synthetase TilS gives MLTKTKPKEKFLIAVSGGSDSMFLLDKYKNKDIIVVHVNYNLRPQAIFETLLVSKFCQKYNLMLKILSFDSFSVSGNLQANLRKVRYEFFYRVYKHFKCTKLLVAHHWNDFVETIFLQKEQKKLVTFWGIRRQNFLFGMQISRPLLYFYTKKRILKSCKKRKTPYLDDDSNFTDKYRRNAIRFKLEKLSTFSLFFTFSVHFIANFFKLIELKKNYKTLEKWKKTEYHAYFFQKIRKKPEIIFLYLHQNFDNIKLSKGKINSIIDFISSKAPNGSFLIKKNNYIIKKKLKIYAKSSKI, from the coding sequence ATGCTAACAAAAACAAAGCCTAAAGAAAAATTTTTAATTGCAGTTTCTGGCGGCTCTGATTCAATGTTTTTGCTTGACAAATATAAAAATAAAGATATAATTGTTGTTCATGTCAATTATAATTTGAGGCCACAGGCCATTTTTGAAACTTTATTAGTTTCAAAATTTTGCCAAAAATATAATTTAATGCTTAAAATTTTATCCTTTGATAGTTTTTCTGTTTCAGGGAATTTGCAAGCAAATTTAAGAAAGGTTCGTTACGAGTTTTTTTACCGAGTTTATAAACATTTTAAATGCACAAAATTACTTGTGGCTCATCACTGAAATGATTTTGTTGAGACAATTTTTTTGCAAAAAGAGCAAAAAAAGTTAGTAACATTTTGAGGAATCCGCAGGCAAAATTTCCTTTTTGGAATGCAAATCTCAAGACCACTTTTGTATTTTTACACAAAAAAAAGAATTCTTAAAAGTTGTAAAAAAAGAAAAACCCCTTATCTTGATGATGATTCAAATTTTACAGACAAATATAGAAGGAACGCGATTCGCTTTAAATTAGAAAAATTAAGCACTTTTTCTTTATTTTTTACTTTTTCTGTTCATTTCATTGCAAATTTTTTTAAATTAATAGAACTAAAAAAAAATTATAAAACTCTTGAAAAGTGGAAAAAAACAGAATATCATGCTTATTTTTTCCAAAAAATTCGAAAAAAACCAGAAATTATCTTTTTATATTTGCACCAAAATTTTGACAATATTAAATTATCAAAGGGAAAAATCAATTCAATAATTGACTTTATTAGTTCAAAAGCACCCAATGGATCGTTTTTAATAAAAAAAAATAACTATATAATTAAAAAAAAACTAAAAATATACGCAAAATCTAGTAAAATTTAG
- a CDS encoding HAD family hydrolase — MKLFFAFDLDGTLLRYDNTIHPENVKMLKKLYELGHILVVATGRGLSACIDLAKQYPYFHYLVSNNGTLIYDIKTKKTINKGTLKKSVALDLFKDCKDTNSICAFSTPHNLFEYSPHKNYDWLKNQHIMDLKHYTKLNDFEIIEIIQADPITQIAFRNDEKAIINLHKKWAEKLNNLYKVTITNRIFLDINPLNVDKSTAILELLEKNNISTKKLITFGDSSNDYGMIKLARYGFAMQDATPDLIEVASRKIGSCKSDTIARTIDILLENKDKLFSS, encoded by the coding sequence ATGAAACTATTTTTTGCTTTTGATCTTGATGGAACATTATTGCGCTATGACAATACAATCCATCCTGAAAATGTTAAAATGCTAAAAAAACTCTATGAATTAGGGCACATTTTAGTTGTAGCAACTGGTCGAGGTTTGTCAGCTTGCATTGATTTAGCAAAACAATATCCATATTTTCATTATCTTGTTTCAAATAATGGCACTCTAATTTATGATATTAAAACCAAAAAAACAATAAACAAAGGCACACTTAAAAAATCAGTTGCACTTGATTTATTTAAAGATTGTAAAGATACTAATTCAATTTGTGCTTTTTCAACCCCACACAATCTTTTTGAATATTCTCCCCATAAAAATTATGATTGATTAAAAAATCAGCATATAATGGACCTAAAACACTATACAAAACTGAATGATTTTGAAATTATAGAAATTATTCAAGCAGATCCAATAACACAAATTGCCTTTCGGAATGATGAAAAAGCAATTATAAATCTTCATAAAAAATGGGCTGAAAAGCTAAATAATTTATATAAAGTAACAATAACAAACCGAATTTTTTTGGATATTAATCCTTTAAATGTCGATAAATCTACTGCAATTTTAGAATTACTAGAAAAAAATAACATAAGTACCAAAAAATTAATAACTTTTGGCGATAGTTCTAACGATTATGGAATGATAAAACTAGCTCGTTATGGTTTTGCAATGCAAGATGCAACTCCTGATTTAATTGAGGTAGCCTCAAGAAAAATTGGAAGCTGTAAATCTGACACAATCGCAAGAACTATCGATATTCTTTTAGAAAATAAAGACAAATTATTTTCTTCTTAA
- the ruvX gene encoding Holliday junction resolvase RuvX translates to MSIRPRVLALDLGVKSCGFAISDSEWKISLPLEQYNFNRYDFARVIARIGFWLDQYSVSTLVLGYPLTLSGKISPRTIMVEEFAQLIKKHYKIQLFFQDERLSSKEANSILIDSGLSFKKRQKIIDKLAAQIILERFLQTQNGYEK, encoded by the coding sequence ATGAGCATTAGACCCAGAGTTTTAGCACTTGATTTAGGGGTTAAATCTTGCGGCTTTGCAATTTCTGATTCAGAGTGGAAAATTTCACTACCTCTCGAGCAATATAATTTTAATAGGTATGATTTTGCAAGAGTTATCGCGCGAATTGGTTTTTGATTGGATCAATATTCTGTCTCAACTCTTGTTTTAGGTTATCCTTTGACTTTATCAGGCAAAATTTCTCCAAGAACAATTATGGTTGAAGAATTTGCCCAATTAATAAAAAAACACTATAAAATACAGCTTTTTTTTCAAGATGAGCGACTTTCTTCCAAGGAAGCAAACTCAATTTTAATTGACTCAGGCCTGTCCTTTAAAAAACGACAAAAAATTATTGACAAATTAGCAGCTCAAATTATACTTGAAAGATTTTTACAAACACAAAATGGATATGAAAAATAA